From a region of the Triticum aestivum cultivar Chinese Spring chromosome 7D, IWGSC CS RefSeq v2.1, whole genome shotgun sequence genome:
- the LOC123169193 gene encoding splicing factor 1-like, whose amino-acid sequence MAVTDRGLVSNMIRGLSNKFAHAISTMTYDDSKLPTFLQARTYLLQEERRIDHAASHESATALYAGRLLPPPPATTSAPPSAVPYPSSGNGAHGVPGGASGHAGNGGGQRGRKRRKGGNGGGQGGHGGPPPPQAAPPLPAYAPRPPSYGHAGVNPWTGTFNAWPITMRPSATPTAGLLGPRPPLGLAATTYGAGPPTALVPPAAAPVPWDTSALQAALLAMQQQPYSGGGDWILDTGASSHMAGNPGPSHWDGGAPM is encoded by the exons ATGGCGGTGACCGACCGCGGCCTCGTCTCCAACATGATCCGCGGGCTCTCCAACAAGTTTGCCCACGCCATCTCTACCATGACGTACGACGATTCCAAGCTGCCCACGTTCCTGCAAGCACGCACTTATCTTCTCCAGGAAGAGCGCCGCATCGATCACGCCGCCTCCCACGAGTCCGCGACTGCGCTCTACGCCGGGCGCCTTCTGCCTCCACCGCCTGCTACCACTTCTGCTCCGCCATCTGCTGTGCCCTACCCATCTAGTGGCAACGGCGCCCATGGCGTCCCAGGCGGCGCCAGTGGTCATGCGGGCAACGGCGGCGGGCAGCGCGGCCGCAAGCGCCGCAagggcggcaacggcggcggccaaGGTGGCCATGGCGGGCCCCCTCCACCACAGGCTGCGCCACCTCTGCCTGCGTACGCGCCGCGTCCGCCCTCCTACGGCCACGCCGGCGTCAACCCCTGGACCGGCACGTTCAATGCATGGCCCATAACGATGCGCCCATCTGCTACACCTACGGCTGGTCTGCTCGGCCCTCGTCCTCCGCTTGGGCTCGCCGCGACAACCTACGGCGCCGGCCCGCCTACTGCACTTGTGCCACCGGCCGCCGCACCGGTCCCGTGGGACACCAGCGCCCTTCAGGCCGCCCTTCTCGCCATGCAGCAGCAGCCCTACTCCGGTGGCGGTGACTGGATCCTCGACACCGGTGCGTCGTCGCATATGGCAGGCAACCCCG GACCTTCGCACTGGGACGGTGGTGCTCCGATGTAA